A portion of the Bombina bombina isolate aBomBom1 chromosome 11, aBomBom1.pri, whole genome shotgun sequence genome contains these proteins:
- the LOC128642344 gene encoding acylpyruvase FAHD1, mitochondrial isoform X6 encodes MSSSKNLSRFWEWGRKIICVGRNYAEHAKELKNAVPTEPVLFLKPPSAYVREGSPVLVPYYSNNLHHEVELGVVIGKPGKDIAESSAMEHVEGYALCLDMTARDTQDQCKKKGLPWTLAKAFDTSCPVSDLIPKERIQDPHNVNIWLKVNDSLRQEGNTSSMIFSVPFLISYISKIITLEEGDLILTGTPKGVAAVQENDVMLAGIDDVISMKFKVKRQS; translated from the coding sequence ATGTCTTCATCTAAAAATCTAAGCAGGTTTTGGGAATGGGGTAGGAAAATAATCTGTGTTGGAAGAAACTACGCAGAACATGCTAAAGAACTAAAAAACGCAGTGCCAACAGAGCCTGTCTTGTTTCTGAAACCGCCGTCTGCCTATGTGAGGGAAGGGTCCCCAGTCCTGGTGCCTTATTATAGCAATAATTTGCATCATGAAGTCGAGCTTGGAGTTGTAATCGGCAAACCAGGAAAAGATATAGCAGAGTCATCTGCAATGGAACATGTGGAAGGCTATGCTTTGTGCCTAGATATGACCGCTAGAGATACACAGGACCAGTGTAAGAAGAAAGGCCTTCCCTGGACTCTGGCAAAAGCATTTGACACTTCTTGCCCAGTTAGTGACCTTATACCAAAAGAACGGATACAAGACCCACATAATGTAAATATATGGCTAAAAGTAAATGATTCTCTCCGACAAGAAGGCAACACTTCATCAATGATCTTCTCCGTCCCGTTTTTAATTAGCTACATCAGCAAAATAATAACCTTGGAAGAAGGGGATCTCATTTTGACGGGCACACCAAAAGGAGTGGCTGCTGTGCAGGAAAATGATGTAATGTTGGCTGGGATAGATGATGTCATCAGCATGAAATTTAAGGTTAAAAGACAATCTTAA